CCACCGCCGGACCGCAGCCTGACCCAGACCACCGCCGGACCGCAGCCTGACCCAGACCACCGAGCAGCAGTGTCCACAAAGTCTCGACATTTTACAGAGAAACACTATTCTCAgactacatttacatcgctaggttttggtttaaaaacatcttgctacgtttccccccctctcattccccctgctccggcgtttcccccccccctctcattccccctgctctggtgttttccccccctctcattacCCCCTGcgctggcgtttccccccctctcattaccccctgctctggcgtttcccccccccctctcattccccctgctctggcgtttcccccccctctcattccccctgctctggcgtttccccctctcattacccccctgctctggcgtttcccccctctcattacccccctgctctggtgtttctccccccctctcattccccctgctgctggcgtttcccccccccctctcattcccctgctctggcttttcccccccccccctctcattccccctgctctggcgtttccccctctcattccggTAATCTTCTAAATAACGTGCAGTCACCTGTTCTTGCCGCAGCCTGGCGACCTCCTCTTTCTgcctctgctcctcctcttgTCTCTGCTGCTCCTCCATGCGCATCCTGAATGCCTCCTTCTCATTGGCCAGCCGCTCAAACTCCTGCCGCTCGTGCGCCCGCCGCTCCGTCGACAGCTCAAAGGCCTCCACAGCTGAGGAACAAGTCAGTCTTTAGTAGGAGCTGCGTAGCGGTCAAAAACCTTTGATACAGACACTTCCATATCGGTTCCTGAACCACTTTGTTCCAATACTCCTCTTATAAAAAGCCATTTTAACAACTTTAcagtacaattttttttttttttttttaaaaagctctAACATCTGTGACACACTGTAGTCGAGCCTTTCCAAAAAAcatagagtttttcctgcctgcctctacagtggggcaaaaaagtatttagtcagccaccaattgtgcaagttctcccacttaaaaaagtGGAGGCCTGTAATCATAGGTACACAAAAAATccagaaggaagaaaaaaaaacaaaaaaaaaaccattgtacgatttttaatgaatttatttgcacatTCCTCAgggaaataagtatttggtcacccacaaacaagcaagatttctggctctcacagacctgtaacttcttctttaagaggctcctctgtcctccactcgttacctgtattaatggcacctgttttaACTTGTTATCGGTAtaaaaagacacctgtccacaacctcaaacagtcacactccaaactccactatggccaagaccaaagagctgtcaaaggacaccagaaacaaaattgtagacctgcaccaggctgggaagactgataataggtaagcagcttggtgtgaagaaatcaactgtgggagaaataagaaaatggaagacatacaagaccactcatctccctcgatctggggctccacgcaagatctcaccccgtggggtcaaaatgatcacaagaacagtgagcaaaaatcccagaacctcacggggggacctagtgaatgacctgcagagagctgggaccaaagtaacaaaggctaccatcagtaacactacgccgccagggactcaaatcctgcagtgccagacgtgtccccctgcttaagccagtacatgtccaggcccgtctggagtttgctagagagcatttggatgatccagaagaggattggggagaatgtcatatggtcagatgaaaccaaaatagaattttggtaaaaactcaaattgtcgtgtttggaggggaaagaatgctgagttgcatccaaaaaacaccatatctactgtgaagcatgggggtggaaacatcacgctttggggctgtttttctgcaaagggaccaggacgactgatccgcgTAAAGGagagaatgaatggggccatgtatcatgagattttgagtgaaaacctccttccatcagcaagggcattgaagatgaaacgtggctgggtctttcagcgtgacaatgatcccaaacacaccgcccgggcaacgaaggagtggcttcgtaagaagcatttcaaggtcctggagtggcctagccagtctccagatctcaaccccatagaaaagctttggagggagttgaaagtccgtgttgcccagcgacagccccaaaacatcactgctctagaggagatctgcatggaggaatgggccaaaataccagcaacagtgtgtgaaaaccttaagacttacagaaaacatttgacctctgtcattaccaacaaagggtatataacaaagtattgagatgaacttttgttatgaccaaatacttattttccaccataatttgcaaataaattcattaaaaatcctacaatgtgattttctggatttttttcctcattttgtctctcagttaaagtgtacctatgatgaaaattaccggcctctcatctttttaagtgggagaacttgcacaattggtggctgactaaatacttttttgccccactgtacgtCTGTTAAGGAGCAGCACAAGTCAATCACATACATACGTGAAGAAGGTTCGGGAGACCTTGATGACTTCCACATGAGCCTTTAATGAGCACTCGGCTGAGGAGACCGTTTAGCAGGATGTGTTATTGTGCAGCGTCGTCCCAACTCTGAGTTCCCGCCTCCTGAAGGAGGATTTAAACTCCGGCTGGAGGCGGTCGGTTTAGCTGAACCTTGTTGATGTTGTCTAAGCTTTCCCTTCAGTCTCATAACGTGGCGTTTCTGGAAATTCTACACCGTGTAACGGTAGAcggccaatcagcagcattattagatcttggtagaagcatgctgcgtgttTATTGGCTCCTGACCCCAATGAGACTTACTCCTTGTGTATTAAacgacgaggcatttttcaatactgtGGAGGCAATTCCCCTGGTGCCTAAAAACATTTTGGTACTCAGCCGTATTCCTCAGTGCAACAGGAACACACCGTTAACGCCGACGCCGTCTTCAGGTTTGAACAGGGTCATGAGATGGTATATAACGCTTTGTGCCATTACAGAGGGTGGGATGAACTATTTACTGGAACTACTGTGTGTCTGAGCTGTCAGCCAGTCAGTTGTGCGCGTTTTTGATTAACAGTGTTAAACGTATATCAGAACTACACCTACTCAAACAGATGACTTATTCTATACGGCGCCAAAAAGctgggagagaaaggggaaagGTGGTCTGTTTACATTGCCAGAGAGAGATGTGAACCTATATGATTTGTATATACGCCACTTTGATTTGCATAACCATGCTCATGATTATTGTTTATTGTATGTACTACCTATACTTTTTGCTCTTGCCCTAGTTTCTTTAGTCCTCTCCTGCAGGACTTCAGATGTACAATGTGAAAAGCACGTCAGTGTGTCTGACTCCGCAGGTCGGGGTCAGTGATTGGCAGTGCAGCTCACAGCTTACCCACTGGAGCCCGGGCCTCCTTTTTGGGCTGGAAAGGATCTTTATGAGTGACTGTGTTGGGTCTGGCTTTAAATACCGCCCCTTCCTCCCGCTTCTGCTCTTCTTTAACctgcaaataaataaagcacAGCGGTCATGTTTGAGTTTAGACGAGATAACGTTGATTGAGATTCTGCGTGCGGGGGCAGAGTGCGTGGATCGTACCATCTGTTCCCAGCGACTGCTCTTCACAGCCCCCCGCTCATCCAGCAGCAGTCTGAAGGGCTCGGGCTTGGTGGCCTccaccttcttcttctctgggAGGACGACCGTGTCGAAGTGCGGCAGGGGCTGGGCCTTGAAGTGTGGAACCTGGAAAAGACAAACAAGAGAAAAGGGGATTTCATTTTATAGTAAACATAGTTCAAGTGAACATTTGAATGCAgttaggttttgtttttttaagttttacttAAATCAAAGCCGAGTACTTCTTCCAGTACTGCCAAAAAGAGTCAATGCAGGGTTAAAGTAAATTAAAGTAATACGTTTTTCTTCAAGTctcaacatgaatccaacatattagcaaatataaatccacaCTGACGCCTGTAGGTTGTCACTAacagccatccacagatagttttaaaatgaaatcattCCAGTTATAAGGCTATTTTAAAACCTTACTATTCTATGTAcgaaggctttaggccgccctgcATGTTACTGTAGGCCCAACTTAATTTCATACAacatgtagtaggggggccctgctcagtctctctcagttaaggggtccttggcttaatcaaggttgaagacccctgctgtgTGGGTTACTGGTTCTGTTAGACTCCCACCTCTTCGTTTCTCTGCTCCTCCAGCCTCTTCTCCTTCAGAGCCCTCCTCTCTCGATCTCGCTCCTCAAAGGAGAACGGACAGACTTCCACGTGGTGGTTCTCCTGCAGCTGGGGCTGGAAGGGGAGCCCGAAATAAGGCACTGGGGGGGCCTTGATGGGCGAGGGCTGCTTTACCTGCCCAAAAGAGGAGGGGTTGGTTACCTCAAGGCGAAGAAAAGTCAGTGTGTTTAatagcagtttaaaaaaaaatatatatatatattcgggTTAAGGCAATACCCAATTTCTCAAACGCCACGTAAACACTGTACCTCTAATAACGCTGTTATAGAGGTAGAGAAGTCCTTCAGTAACGGGGTATTATAGTGCGGTCCATCTCTATTATATATCGTGTTACTGATATGAGCCAAACGAGATGTCAGTCGTAGGGGTGAACACGAGAATGCgttaatgaaacattaagttgttcaATTTTACTGATTGAGAGGCTGATGGGTGCAATGTTAACAGAGCGCTGCCTACCGTACCGGGGGTAGAGTTACTCCGTCGTCTTCCCCGCTCACGTATACGGGGAGAACTGGCAGTTATTCACCATACCCcgttactgctgtgcatgtaaacgcactgaatGTGTCCGTGAAGGGAGTGAGGGGGGGGAAAGAGAGAATAGCTGAGCAGCTTTGTGTTAAAAGACAAACTGATGTGCTCTTACCTCCTCAACGTTCTTACGAACCCTCTTCTTCAGGAGGAACGCCGGAGACTCTGGCACAGTGGGGTTCACAACTTTCTTCTCCGGCAATCCCTGTTTGGAGAAGGAAATCCTTGGTTTACTAGCGGTGTTAACGGTACGTAGAGTCAGATCAATTCAATAATCCAATTTCATCCattcaaagtgaaaatatcgatacaCATCTTAAAGATGCACCTTTATATTTATTAAGAGTTACCAGCTACTGTTGTTACCAACTTCACCATTATGCCACTCAAAATAATTACAAactcagccccccccccccatctgttGAAGATCTCAACTACAGTTTGGTTTAACCTACAGAGGTTCAGTGATATGGAAGCTTTACCATCAGACTTTTCAAAGCCAACACTTGAACAATGTAAGAAAGCAGTTAAGGTTTGTCTGTCATGTTATGCCTATGGGACGTCTTTGTAAACAACCCATGTAACGCCTAATATTTTACCGTTCCCATTTATTCTGATTTGATATTGCGTGTAATTTTAGTTCAGTTCTCTGAGTATTGGATGTATTGGAgataggggtgcaagatatagcGACTCAATATCGtaatatatcgaaagtgtcgcaataagtatgcaatgtTTTGTGGAGCGCGGCGTTCCGTCCGTTGGCGGTgcggcttagttgtgtttgactTAGAGCTCGCTCAAAACGCTataatcatgtttcattggccagttactgtGCTACTTGCACGTTAgtgcacgggtccactacgtgacaaaccatatggagcgtaccacgtgtgtgcatatttcagaGAGACACTGAGGGAAGCAATAGAGaacgaaaaagaaaagaagttgtgtcctgttctctttatttatatattttaatgtccaACCAGTAACAcacgtcctgttctgtagacatggtccttatttattcatgttggaccagtccaatatatgaaataaaccttgtgttgtaagaaaactttttttaatatcaatatcgtgcaaccctaattGGAGAGAGCCCAGATTAAGCCCctctgaggtttttttttgcatctacACATCACATCTTTTGTTGCTTGTGTGTATATTGATCTGTAGTGTCTgcatgttgaaaataaaaaaagtttacacatttaaatgtctggaagagctcagtaATAAATTGCCAAATCATGCTTTTTCTGagttgatataaatgtaactgattgtgtTGAATGGGCATGATGTCGTCTCATAACGCAGGCCACTGAATTGAAATCGTATCGTGGCAAACTGATATCAGCCAAAAGAACCAATCTCATATTGTGTCACGATAAaacttgtgatttacacccTTTACTGTACGCTACATTCACATGGAAATGCCCTTTAACAGCGTCACATGATTTAAACTCACCACTACTCCTTCCAGGATCTTTATGGGCAGACTCTGGGCTTTAAAGGTATGCGGCTTCTCTTCGCCTTCCTGAGGCTTCTTGGTCGCCTGTCTCTCGTGGATCCTTTTATCAATCTGCAGCTCGAAACCTTCAGGCACGGTGGGTTCCTTCACTGCTGGCCTCTTCAGGCACTCGGCGCCCTCCAAAATCTTCTTGTTCAACTCCAGGGCATTGAACTTAAACCTGCGATTGAAACCATAGACCgtaaaaagttgcatggtcgatgGGACGACAACAAGGGTTAAACACTACAGTAAAAAGGTTCTTACTTGTGAAGTCTTTCcacttcttcctcctccagtTCAGCGCTGCTCTTAACGTTGGTCGGCCGGCTCCTCTGGCGGGTCATCAGGTGTGGCGTGTGAGGCTGCGTAAGCTTCAGCTTATCACCCTTCACTGCAGACGGCCCTGAGAATACACAGAACCCGTGTGTTGTATTTAGAGATGTTcccggtatcggctccgatactgcctaaaacgctggtatcgtatcaggaagtacttgagtttatgcaccgatccgataccacgtaataaagccctaaagacaatctacgttaaagtagtttgttctttttccgttataactgactgtcaaactgcagaacaaagttctggggcgttcatgtttcagaaagagtttaacctgagccagactgacaaagatagaaataatatcacatccatacagggatagtagtatacagctgttacacatcatatcatccatacagggatagtagtatacagctgttatacatcatatcacccatacagggatagtagtatacagctgttctACATCATATCacccatacagggatagtagtatacagctgttacaacataatgaaatatgacacactggtatcagatcggtactcggtatcggccgatacgcaagttcaggtatcggaaagcaaaaaatggtatcgggccatctctagttgtATTCAAACCCCCACAgcgccaaaaaaaaacaactttcaaaaaacaaaatgtcaacatCCTGCACACCTCCATCTCGAGTATTGCGGCTGCGCAGATGGTAGCGGTCGGGGGTTCGTTTATGGTAGCGCTCTATCTGCTGAGCCATGGGCACGTAGGCAGCCGGCTCGTCCGCCTCCCTCTTGTTGCCCGTCGACAGGTTGAAGGGTTTGGGCACTGTGGCACCTCTCAAAGCCTtggcctaaaaagaaaacaaggggTGCAACTGTAAAAATGAAGTGTAGGTTTCTTGTGAGTGAAGTTGTCCATATGTACATTTGGTTGTCTTGAATTACTTCTCTCTCAGCTGATCGTTGATAATTACAACTAAACGGCAgattaaagttttaaaaacgGCCTTTTCAAACATAAGGTAGTGGATATTtttcagggttttccctgccattatacGGCTTAAGCCCACCGCCTAACCTCGCTACAACAGATAGCATTGACGGCACTTGTTGTGATAGTCTTTTCCTATTGGCTGAGGTGGGTGTGGCTTACCTGCTTCAGTGTTCACAAAGCAAAGGTTTAGGAAAGTTGGGGAGAAACCAGAATGCTGTAACGTATCATCTTTCCCCGCCCAATCAAGTTGCGTCGACGTTTTGTCCGCGTATTTAATGTCTACAAGTGAACCGACACCGGAGCAGGGACCGTAATCGACGCCGGTCCTTGGACGAGGCTGGTCGGAAGACGAAGCGGCAGCGGAGCCAGGCCTTCCACTTTACCTGGCGGGCTAGCACTGACGTTTGTCTCTGGAGTTTCATATGTACGGGCAAACAGAGTTGTGGTTATGACGTGACACTAATATGCTAATGAGTGCCCTAAAAAGCCCTGGTAACCCCCGTTTTTCCTCAATAAGATTTTACTCTTATGAATGTGTGCCGAAGCCAAAGTTTTTATAACCTAGTAGTTTCCATCTAACAAGCATTTGGGTTTTGCTGAAGACGTTTAGGGGAAGCTGCATTCATCCAGCTGCATCCAAATTCTGGCCCGACTAGTTGTGCAccacaccaaaaaaaagaaaaaaaagaaactgttttCCATACTGTAATTATGCAACATTGCTGTGCAGAACCTGACAGATTTGCTGACTTTGAGACTcaatcagaagcagagagtttaatatttaggctgtgaaacaggttgtggTGAGTCAGCTGCTTTTAAAGAGGTTTGTTTTTCATGACTTGCTAAATTCTACGATGGCTAAGAAAGGTTGCTGACTTTTAGGGTTTTATGTTGACCAAACTGTATAGGAGAAAGCTATGAGACATGCAGTAACAAAGTTAATTGACTTTGTTAAATAAAGGCATGTCAGTAAGCATGtcatttccagtgtggcccttcgTGAAACTGAGTTTGAGACCCCTGGTTTAGAGGATCCACTGACATTTAACAGGTCTTACGTGAACCATTAGTGCTCTGGGTTGGACTGCTGGGCCATTCAGGTTGCACTATaactttaaaagaaagaaaaaggagtcACCATAATGAAGTGCTTACTTGGGAGGAGGGTTTGCGGAGCTGACTGATAAAGTCCACTTCCTTGTGGGCTGCACTGGATGAAGCAGCCGCCTTAGCGCGGGTGTTTGCGTTGAAGTGGAATTCTTTAGGCACAGTCGCAGACAACACCATCTTCTTTGGTGGTGGAACTGAAAAGTTGTAAAGTCAACACGAAGCATAACTTTCAAATCTTTGGTATGAAATGGTAACAAACAGCCGTTAGCCAGCACAGTTACAAAAGGTTGTTGTCTGGTTGCAGCCCCACATTAAGTCAGTAAAGTTGACTCACTGCCAGCCAGAGCAGCTTTGTAGCTGGCCTCGTTCTTCCTGCGATGCAGAGCTACTTCACTCTGGAGGATCCTGATGCGCTCCAGCTCCTGTTCTTCTGAGCTATTTGACctgtt
This genomic interval from Sander vitreus isolate 19-12246 chromosome 7, sanVit1, whole genome shotgun sequence contains the following:
- the tpx2 gene encoding targeting protein for Xklp2, translated to MDKSDSGDKSHLYEFDAPSHVVDLVTLQLENAESEDNWFEQQSAGTDGHLTTPRSNQSFRRSHASDLPRAIVAPQVKTDGDSAVPGTSTSRPSNIVTSWGDGSPARTGARRRTQATATQLPAQPRRGDGSPARTGARRKATRTTTTQLPAQPRRVSKRKEMTGGPASPPPKKPKPTPPTARKSSSVLRSKRHSNARNAPKTQPAAAASSTSNAESNSSEEQELERIRILQSEVALHRRKNEASYKAALAGIPPPKKMVLSATVPKEFHFNANTRAKAAASSSAAHKEVDFISQLRKPSSQAKALRGATVPKPFNLSTGNKREADEPAAYVPMAQQIERYHKRTPDRYHLRSRNTRDGGPSAVKGDKLKLTQPHTPHLMTRQRSRPTNVKSSAELEEEEVERLHKFKFNALELNKKILEGAECLKRPAVKEPTVPEGFELQIDKRIHERQATKKPQEGEEKPHTFKAQSLPIKILEGVVGLPEKKVVNPTVPESPAFLLKKRVRKNVEEVKQPSPIKAPPVPYFGLPFQPQLQENHHVEVCPFSFEERDRERRALKEKRLEEQRNEEVPHFKAQPLPHFDTVVLPEKKKVEATKPEPFRLLLDERGAVKSSRWEQMVKEEQKREEGAVFKARPNTVTHKDPFQPKKEARAPVAVEAFELSTERRAHERQEFERLANEKEAFRMRMEEQQRQEEEQRQKEEVARLRQEQVHTAQPIRHYKPVAVKKSEVPLTVPQSPNFSDRFRL